Proteins from a single region of Salipiger sp. H15:
- a CDS encoding DUF1330 domain-containing protein: MSAYVIARIEVTDPEEYAVYAGQTVALAEKFGGRFLVKGGPQTFVEGAGPGRHVIIEFPSRIAAERWYGSPEYQRILPLALRAAQRDLVIVEGMN; the protein is encoded by the coding sequence ATGTCCGCTTATGTCATCGCCCGCATCGAGGTCACCGACCCCGAGGAATATGCCGTCTATGCCGGCCAAACCGTTGCGCTCGCCGAGAAATTCGGCGGGCGCTTTCTTGTGAAGGGCGGCCCCCAGACCTTCGTCGAGGGCGCGGGACCGGGCCGGCACGTGATCATCGAGTTCCCCTCGCGGATCGCCGCCGAGCGCTGGTACGGCTCGCCCGAATACCAGCGCATCCTGCCGCTTGCCCTGCGCGCCGCGCAGCGTGATCTCGTCATCGTCGAAGGAATGAACTGA
- a CDS encoding SMR family transporter, translated as MPYLTLALAVLAETIGTAALQASQQFTRPLPSAIVIVAYAAAFYLLSIVLRTMPVGLAYAMWSGLGIVLISVIGLVAFGQKLDLAAILGMGLIVAGIFVIHLFSGASPH; from the coding sequence ATGCCCTACCTCACCCTCGCCCTCGCCGTGCTTGCAGAGACGATCGGCACCGCCGCGCTGCAGGCCAGCCAGCAATTCACCCGGCCCCTGCCCTCGGCGATCGTCATCGTCGCCTATGCCGCGGCCTTCTACCTGCTCTCGATCGTGCTGCGCACAATGCCGGTGGGGCTGGCCTATGCCATGTGGTCCGGGCTCGGCATCGTGCTCATCTCGGTGATCGGGCTGGTGGCCTTCGGGCAGAAGCTCGACCTTGCCGCGATCCTCGGAATGGGGCTGATTGTTGCCGGGATCTTCGTGATTCACCTGTTTTCGGGGGCCTCACCGCATTAA
- the typA gene encoding translational GTPase TypA gives MDLRNIAIIAHVDHGKTTLVDELLKQSGAFRENQAVAERAMDSNDIERERGITIFAKPTSVEWKNTRINIVDTPGHADFGGEVERILSMVDGVVLLVDAAEGPMPQTKFVTSKALRLGLRPIVVLNKVDKPDAEPDRALDECFDLFASLGADEDQLDFPHLYASGRNGWADAELDGPRKNLDALFRLIVDHVPAPRQIKHQDEDFRMLATTLGSDPFVGRLLTGRIESGRVKVGQTVQAISRIGQKIEQFRVTRVQAFRGLAQADIDEGLAGDIVSLAGMTKATVADTICALAVDEPLDAQPIDPPTITVTFGINDSPLAGRDGKKVQSRVIRERLMKEAEGNVAIKIADTPGGEAFEVSGRGELQMGVLIENMRREGFELSISRAQVIMKEVDGQLMEPVEEATIDVDDEYTGAVIEKITGPRKGDLVEMKPAGAGKTRIVAYVPSRGLIGYHGEFLTDTRGTGVLNRTFHGWVPHKGAIEGRRAGVLISMENGEAVAYALWNLEDRGKLFLGAQAPVYTGMIIGEHSRDNDLEVNPLKGKKLTNVRASGTDEAVRLTTPITFTLEEAIAYINDDELVEVTPNAIRLRKRYLDPHERKRQSRSQ, from the coding sequence ATGGACCTGCGCAATATCGCGATCATCGCACACGTTGACCATGGCAAGACCACGCTGGTGGACGAGCTGCTCAAACAGTCCGGCGCGTTCCGCGAGAACCAGGCCGTGGCCGAGCGCGCCATGGACAGCAACGATATCGAGCGCGAGCGCGGCATCACCATCTTCGCCAAGCCGACCTCGGTGGAGTGGAAGAACACCCGCATCAACATCGTCGACACCCCCGGCCACGCCGACTTCGGCGGCGAGGTCGAGCGCATCCTGTCGATGGTCGACGGCGTGGTCCTGCTGGTCGACGCGGCCGAGGGCCCGATGCCGCAGACCAAGTTCGTGACCTCCAAGGCGCTGCGCCTCGGCCTGCGTCCGATCGTCGTGCTGAACAAGGTCGACAAGCCCGACGCCGAGCCCGACCGCGCGCTCGACGAGTGCTTCGACCTCTTCGCCTCGCTCGGCGCGGATGAAGACCAGCTCGACTTCCCGCATCTCTACGCCTCGGGCCGCAACGGCTGGGCCGACGCCGAGCTCGACGGGCCGCGCAAGAACCTCGACGCGCTGTTCCGCCTGATCGTCGACCACGTTCCCGCGCCGCGCCAGATCAAGCACCAGGACGAAGACTTCCGCATGCTCGCGACCACGCTCGGCAGCGACCCCTTCGTCGGCCGCCTGCTGACCGGCCGCATTGAATCCGGCCGCGTCAAGGTCGGCCAGACCGTGCAGGCGATCAGCCGCATCGGCCAGAAGATCGAGCAGTTCCGCGTCACCCGCGTGCAGGCCTTCCGCGGCCTCGCGCAGGCCGACATCGACGAAGGCCTCGCGGGCGACATCGTCTCGCTCGCCGGCATGACCAAGGCGACCGTGGCCGACACGATCTGCGCGCTCGCCGTGGACGAGCCGCTCGACGCCCAGCCGATCGATCCGCCCACCATCACCGTGACCTTCGGCATCAACGACAGCCCGCTCGCCGGCCGCGACGGCAAGAAGGTGCAGTCGCGCGTCATCCGCGAGCGCCTGATGAAGGAAGCCGAGGGCAACGTCGCGATCAAGATCGCCGACACGCCGGGCGGCGAGGCCTTCGAGGTCTCGGGCCGGGGCGAACTGCAGATGGGCGTTCTCATCGAGAACATGCGCCGCGAGGGCTTCGAGCTCTCGATCTCGCGCGCGCAGGTCATCATGAAGGAAGTGGACGGCCAGCTCATGGAGCCGGTCGAGGAAGCCACCATCGACGTGGACGACGAGTACACCGGCGCGGTGATCGAGAAGATCACCGGCCCGCGCAAGGGTGACCTCGTCGAGATGAAGCCCGCCGGCGCCGGCAAGACCCGCATCGTGGCCTACGTGCCCTCGCGCGGTCTGATCGGCTACCATGGCGAGTTCCTCACCGACACCCGCGGCACCGGCGTGCTGAACCGCACCTTCCATGGCTGGGTCCCGCACAAGGGCGCGATCGAGGGCCGCCGCGCCGGCGTGCTGATCTCGATGGAGAACGGCGAGGCCGTGGCCTACGCGCTGTGGAACCTCGAGGACCGCGGCAAGCTCTTCCTCGGTGCCCAGGCCCCGGTCTACACCGGCATGATCATCGGCGAGCACAGCCGCGACAACGACCTCGAGGTGAACCCGCTGAAGGGCAAGAAGCTGACCAACGTGCGGGCCTCGGGCACCGACGAAGCGGTCCGCCTCACCACCCCGATCACCTTCACCCTCGAAGAGGCGATCGCCTACATCAACGACGACGAGCTGGTGGAAGTGACCCCGAACGCGATCCGCCTGCGCAAGCGCTACCTCGACCCGCACGAGCGCAAGCGCCAGTCGCGCAGCCAGTAA
- a CDS encoding DUF1330 domain-containing protein produces the protein MPALWIAHVTVTDEEAYGKYAKLAGPAIAKHGGQFIARGGRYVQLEGRERPRNVVAKFATVEAAEACYHSPEYQEALGHARGASERELLIVETTE, from the coding sequence ATGCCCGCTCTCTGGATCGCCCATGTCACCGTCACCGACGAGGAGGCCTACGGCAAGTACGCCAAGCTCGCCGGTCCCGCGATCGCCAAGCACGGCGGGCAGTTCATCGCCCGCGGCGGGCGCTACGTGCAGCTCGAGGGCAGGGAGCGCCCGCGCAACGTCGTGGCGAAATTCGCCACGGTCGAGGCGGCCGAGGCCTGCTACCACTCGCCCGAGTACCAGGAGGCGCTCGGCCACGCGCGCGGCGCGTCCGAGCGCGAGCTGCTGATCGTCGAGACCACCGAGTGA
- a CDS encoding DMT family protein produces the protein MTMAWYGHLRFPGAPLWAVVFISWGIALVEYWLAVPANRLGHRVYSAAELKTLQEVITLVVFAGFSAVWLKEPLTLNHAVGFGFIALGAFFIFRGPFG, from the coding sequence ATGACCATGGCCTGGTACGGGCACCTGCGCTTTCCCGGCGCGCCGCTCTGGGCCGTGGTCTTCATCAGCTGGGGCATCGCGCTGGTGGAATACTGGCTCGCGGTGCCCGCCAACCGGCTCGGCCACCGCGTCTATTCCGCCGCCGAGCTGAAGACCCTGCAGGAAGTCATCACGCTGGTGGTCTTCGCCGGATTCTCGGCCGTCTGGCTGAAGGAGCCTCTGACGCTGAACCACGCGGTCGGCTTCGGCTTCATCGCCCTCGGCGCCTTCTTCATCTTCCGCGGTCCCTTCGGCTGA
- a CDS encoding DMT family transporter: MSETPAGAVPKAALWMIGSIVSFSAMAVAGRWVSSGLDTFEIMLYRSLLGVLIVGTIVLVTGRRREVATRHLGTHIIRNISHFTGQNLWFYAITVIPLAQVFALEFTGPIWAMLLAPLVLGERLTWPRSLAALVGFLGILIVTRPSPETLSPGLFAAASAAIGFAGSAIFTRKLTRTDSTLCILFWLTLTQAVMGLVCAGFDGDIALPAAEAVPGVIVIGLAGLCAHYCLTTALGLAPASVVMPIDFTRLPVIAIVGMMLYQEPLDPWVLLGAAIIFAANYVNILRETRAARRAGV; this comes from the coding sequence ATGTCCGAAACGCCCGCCGGCGCGGTGCCGAAGGCGGCGCTGTGGATGATCGGCTCGATCGTCTCGTTCAGCGCCATGGCGGTGGCCGGGCGCTGGGTCAGCAGCGGGCTCGACACGTTCGAGATCATGCTCTACCGCTCGCTGCTCGGCGTGCTGATCGTCGGCACCATCGTGCTGGTGACCGGCCGGCGCCGCGAGGTGGCCACGCGCCATCTCGGCACGCATATCATCCGCAATATCAGCCACTTCACCGGGCAGAACCTGTGGTTCTACGCGATCACGGTGATCCCGCTTGCGCAGGTCTTCGCGCTGGAATTCACCGGGCCGATCTGGGCCATGCTGCTGGCGCCGCTGGTTCTGGGCGAGCGACTGACCTGGCCGCGCAGCCTTGCCGCGCTGGTCGGATTCCTTGGCATTCTCATCGTCACGCGCCCTTCGCCCGAAACGCTCTCGCCCGGGCTCTTCGCCGCGGCCAGCGCCGCGATCGGCTTTGCCGGCTCGGCGATCTTCACCCGCAAGCTCACCCGCACCGACAGCACGCTCTGCATCCTCTTCTGGCTCACGCTGACCCAGGCGGTCATGGGCCTGGTCTGCGCCGGGTTCGACGGCGACATCGCGCTGCCCGCCGCCGAGGCCGTCCCCGGGGTGATCGTCATCGGGTTGGCCGGGCTCTGCGCCCATTACTGCCTCACCACGGCGCTCGGGCTGGCCCCGGCCTCGGTGGTCATGCCGATCGACTTCACCCGGTTGCCGGTGATCGCCATCGTCGGGATGATGCTCTACCAGGAGCCGCTCGATCCCTGGGTGCTGCTCGGCGCCGCCATCATCTTCGCGGCCAATTACGTCAATATCCTGCGCGAAACCCGCGCCGCGCGCCGCGCCGGGGTTTGA
- a CDS encoding ATPase yields MLYETAADWQTAPRRHVLLFAMSGLGKTFVSSMLRQSGKWFHYSIDYRIGTRYMGEYIADNAKAEAMKNPFLRELLLSDSIYIGSNLSFENLTPVSAYLGKPGDPAKGGLPIDTYRIRQDQFRRAEEQALLDTGYFIERAQQLYGYPHFVCDTGGSICEWVDPENPRDPILSELSRQALMVWVRGSEAHTEELIRRFDRAPKPMAYQPEFLEAAWTRYLDEKGVAETAVDPDAFIRWTYAQALNHRQPRYEAMARNWGLTVDASDVATVRDEADFVALIADALRATGR; encoded by the coding sequence ATGCTGTATGAAACCGCCGCCGACTGGCAGACCGCGCCGCGCAGGCACGTGCTGCTCTTTGCCATGTCGGGTCTTGGCAAGACCTTTGTCTCGTCGATGCTGCGGCAATCCGGCAAATGGTTCCACTACTCGATCGATTACCGCATCGGCACACGCTACATGGGCGAATACATCGCCGACAACGCCAAGGCCGAGGCGATGAAGAACCCTTTCCTGCGCGAGCTTCTGCTGTCGGATTCGATCTACATCGGCTCCAACCTCAGCTTCGAGAACCTGACCCCGGTCTCGGCCTATCTCGGCAAACCCGGCGATCCGGCGAAGGGCGGGTTGCCGATCGACACCTACCGCATCCGGCAGGACCAGTTCCGACGGGCCGAGGAGCAGGCGCTTCTCGACACCGGGTATTTCATCGAGCGCGCCCAGCAACTCTACGGCTATCCGCATTTCGTCTGCGACACCGGCGGCTCGATCTGCGAATGGGTCGATCCCGAGAACCCGCGCGATCCGATCCTGTCCGAGCTGTCGCGGCAGGCGCTGATGGTCTGGGTCCGCGGCAGCGAAGCGCATACCGAAGAGCTGATCCGCCGCTTCGATCGCGCGCCGAAACCCATGGCCTACCAGCCCGAGTTCCTCGAGGCGGCCTGGACGCGCTACCTCGACGAGAAGGGCGTCGCCGAAACCGCAGTCGACCCCGACGCCTTCATCCGCTGGACCTATGCGCAGGCCCTGAACCACCGCCAGCCGCGCTACGAGGCGATGGCGCGCAACTGGGGTCTGACGGTCGACGCGTCGGACGTCGCGACCGTTCGCGACGAAGCGGATTTTGTCGCTCTCATCGCCGACGCGCTTCGCGCAACGGGCCGGTAG
- a CDS encoding methyl-accepting chemotaxis protein, whose amino-acid sequence MRARASRLGARLADPSLRRLFASVFVKVAALVVVSTLVVAGLLAWQAWRLSEKVTQAGIAGMARQSVNAAAATLLPALRFRDAARTSALLEEQLSNGGADLLGGLVLGADGEVLASIGAIDAQQAELEAVAHEALSSGGRAGTAGGYLAAEAVVLQGQNAPLGAVAMAWTDSAMQGVIERDKKIMLASAAGGLAVMLLLVLLWLRRLVLKPVNALQAAMSKVAAGDYEAELAMQARRDEFGELARHLADLTATLSRGRDAQEARGRAHEAQNRVVRHLSDALDALAGGSLLHTILEEFPGEYEELRGNYNRAVESLRMTMTEVNSGALNIHSSAEEIARASDDLSRRTETQAATLEQTAAALDEMLSRVREAAQSAREAESSVETAAKLADQNGEVMRSAIEAMGAIERSSQQINEIIGVIDDIAFQTNLLALNAGVEAARAGASGKGFAVVASEVRALAQRSSDAARQIKTLISGSADRVRDGVELVERSGDALSEVVAQVSQIATLVSSIAGVAAEQAQGLNEINVGVSNLDRVTQQNAAMVEESTAAAHMLRGDAGRLSELMQGFSVGAEQEHGVRQASAAA is encoded by the coding sequence GTGAGGGCGCGGGCATCGCGGCTCGGAGCGCGGCTCGCGGACCCCTCGCTCCGGCGCCTCTTCGCGTCGGTCTTCGTCAAGGTGGCGGCGCTGGTCGTCGTCTCGACGCTGGTGGTCGCGGGGCTGCTCGCCTGGCAGGCCTGGCGGCTCAGCGAGAAGGTCACCCAGGCCGGCATCGCGGGCATGGCGCGGCAATCGGTGAACGCGGCCGCCGCAACACTGCTGCCGGCACTGCGGTTCCGCGATGCGGCCCGGACCTCCGCGCTGCTCGAGGAGCAGCTCTCCAACGGCGGCGCCGATCTTCTCGGCGGGCTGGTGCTCGGCGCCGACGGCGAGGTGCTGGCGAGCATCGGAGCCATCGACGCGCAGCAGGCAGAGCTTGAGGCCGTGGCGCACGAAGCGCTGTCGAGCGGCGGGCGCGCGGGCACGGCGGGCGGCTATCTCGCGGCCGAGGCCGTGGTGCTGCAGGGCCAGAACGCGCCCCTCGGCGCGGTTGCCATGGCCTGGACCGACAGCGCCATGCAGGGCGTCATCGAGCGCGACAAGAAGATCATGCTCGCCAGCGCCGCGGGCGGGCTCGCGGTGATGCTCCTTCTCGTGCTGCTCTGGCTGCGCCGGCTCGTGCTCAAGCCGGTCAATGCGCTGCAGGCGGCGATGTCGAAGGTCGCCGCGGGGGATTACGAGGCCGAGCTCGCCATGCAGGCGCGCCGCGACGAGTTCGGCGAGCTGGCCCGCCATCTCGCCGATCTGACGGCGACGCTCTCGCGCGGCCGCGACGCGCAGGAGGCGCGCGGCCGCGCGCACGAGGCGCAGAACCGCGTGGTGCGGCACCTGAGCGACGCGCTCGACGCGCTCGCGGGCGGCTCGCTGCTGCACACCATCCTCGAGGAATTCCCCGGCGAATACGAGGAGTTGCGCGGCAATTACAACCGCGCGGTCGAAAGCCTGCGGATGACCATGACCGAGGTGAATTCCGGCGCGCTCAACATCCACAGCAGCGCCGAGGAGATTGCCCGCGCCTCGGACGACCTGTCGCGCCGGACCGAGACCCAGGCGGCCACGCTAGAGCAGACCGCCGCGGCGCTCGACGAGATGCTGTCGCGCGTCCGCGAGGCGGCCCAGTCGGCCCGGGAAGCGGAAAGCAGCGTCGAGACGGCGGCGAAGCTTGCCGACCAGAACGGCGAAGTGATGCGCTCCGCCATCGAGGCCATGGGCGCGATCGAGCGCAGCTCGCAGCAGATCAACGAGATCATCGGGGTGATCGACGACATTGCCTTCCAGACCAACCTGCTGGCGCTGAACGCCGGGGTCGAGGCGGCGCGGGCGGGTGCCTCCGGCAAGGGTTTCGCCGTCGTGGCCTCGGAGGTGCGCGCGCTGGCGCAGCGCAGCTCCGACGCGGCGCGGCAGATCAAGACGCTGATCAGCGGTTCGGCGGACCGCGTCCGCGACGGTGTCGAACTGGTCGAACGCTCCGGCGATGCGCTGAGCGAGGTGGTCGCGCAGGTGAGCCAGATCGCGACCCTGGTCAGCAGCATTGCCGGGGTGGCGGCAGAGCAGGCCCAAGGCCTCAACGAGATCAACGTCGGCGTCAGCAACCTCGACCGGGTCACTCAGCAGAACGCAGCCATGGTCGAGGAGAGCACCGCCGCGGCGCATATGCTGCGCGGCGATGCGGGGCGGCTGTCCGAGCTCATGCAGGGCTTCAGCGTGGGGGCCGAGCAAGAGCATGGGGTGCGGCAGGCCAGCGCCGCCGCCTGA
- a CDS encoding antibiotic biosynthesis monooxygenase yields the protein MSAVQLTGRMTAPVERCAEVRAAMAEHIRLSRAEAGCLYFELRETDPGVFEVSELFQSRAAFDAHQERTRASAWFRITGDLPRDYDMAEL from the coding sequence ATGAGCGCCGTGCAACTGACCGGCCGCATGACCGCCCCCGTCGAGCGCTGTGCCGAGGTGCGCGCCGCCATGGCCGAGCATATCCGCCTGTCGCGCGCCGAGGCGGGCTGCCTCTACTTCGAGCTGCGCGAGACCGACCCCGGGGTCTTCGAGGTCTCCGAGCTGTTCCAGAGCCGCGCCGCCTTCGACGCGCACCAGGAGCGCACCCGCGCCAGCGCCTGGTTCCGGATCACCGGGGACCTGCCCCGCGATTATGACATGGCCGAGCTGTGA
- the alaS gene encoding alanine--tRNA ligase: MPTLNDIRSTFLNYFAKQGHEIVPSSPLVPRNDPTLMFTNSGMVQFKNCFTGVESRDYKRATTAQKCVRAGGKHNDLDNVGYTARHHTFFEMLGNFSFGDYFKTEAIPFAWDLVTKHFDISPERLYTTVYHTDDEAYELWKKIGVPESRIIRIATSDNFWQMGPTGPCGPCTEIFFDHGEKFWGGPPGSPEEDGDRFIEIWNVVFMQNEQFEDGSMRALDMQSIDTGMGIERVAALLQGTNDNYATDLMRALIEASADATSSDPDGPGKTHHRVIADHLRSTSFLIADGVMPSNDGRGYVLRRIMRRAMRHAHMLGAKDPVMYRLVPALVRQMGAAYPELVRAQALIEETLKLEETRFKQTLDRGLKLLDDELVGLGDGAKLPGEAAFKLYDTYGFPLDLTQDALRERGREVDTSGFDAAMAEQKAKARAAWSGSGEAADLTLWYDIAEAKGATDFLGYDTETAEGQILALVKDGAVVDRLATGESGWVILNQTPFYGESGGQVGDRGWLRRLEDEDDQAEVTDAQKLAGGKLTGHMVTVKSGSFGRGDAVAVEVDHKRRGRIRANHSATHLLHEALRRALGDHVAQRGSLNAPERLRFDFSHTKALSAEEIAKVETEVNAFIRQNSAVSTRIMTPDDARALGAQALFGEKYGDEVRVVSMGTLAGSGKGSDGQTYSLELCGGTHVAQTGDIGMFALTSESASSAGVRRIEALTGEAAMAALRARDKALSGIEGLLKASGEEAVTRVAALLDERRKLENEVAQLRRDLAMSGGAGQGGGVEAREVNGMKFVGQVLSGVSGKDLPPLIDEHKSRLGSGVVLLIADTGDKVAVAAGVTEDLKGQVSAVDVVKAAVAALGGQGGGGRPDLAQGGAKDASEAEAAIAAAEAVLAG, from the coding sequence ATGCCCACGCTGAACGACATTCGCTCGACGTTTCTGAACTACTTCGCCAAGCAGGGCCACGAGATCGTGCCCTCGAGCCCGCTTGTCCCCCGCAACGACCCCACGCTGATGTTCACCAACTCCGGCATGGTGCAGTTCAAGAACTGCTTCACCGGGGTCGAGAGCCGTGACTACAAGCGCGCCACGACCGCACAGAAATGCGTGCGCGCCGGCGGCAAGCACAACGACCTCGACAACGTGGGCTACACCGCGCGGCACCACACCTTCTTCGAGATGCTCGGCAACTTCTCCTTCGGCGACTACTTCAAGACCGAAGCGATCCCCTTTGCCTGGGACCTGGTGACGAAGCATTTCGACATCTCGCCCGAGCGGCTCTACACCACCGTCTATCACACCGATGACGAGGCCTACGAGCTGTGGAAGAAGATCGGCGTTCCGGAAAGCCGGATCATCCGCATCGCCACCTCGGACAACTTCTGGCAGATGGGGCCGACCGGCCCCTGCGGCCCCTGCACCGAGATCTTCTTCGACCACGGCGAGAAGTTCTGGGGTGGCCCTCCGGGCTCGCCCGAGGAGGACGGCGACCGCTTCATCGAGATCTGGAACGTCGTCTTCATGCAGAACGAGCAGTTCGAGGACGGCTCGATGCGCGCGCTCGACATGCAGTCGATCGACACCGGCATGGGCATCGAGCGGGTCGCGGCGCTGCTGCAGGGCACGAATGACAACTACGCCACCGACCTGATGCGCGCGCTGATCGAGGCTTCGGCCGACGCCACCAGCAGCGATCCGGACGGTCCCGGCAAGACCCACCACCGGGTCATCGCCGACCACCTGCGCTCGACCTCCTTCCTGATCGCCGACGGCGTGATGCCCAGCAACGACGGCCGCGGCTACGTGCTGCGCCGGATCATGCGCCGCGCCATGCGCCACGCGCACATGCTGGGCGCCAAGGATCCGGTCATGTACCGTCTCGTCCCGGCGCTGGTGCGCCAGATGGGCGCGGCCTACCCGGAACTGGTGCGCGCGCAGGCGCTGATCGAAGAGACGCTGAAGCTGGAAGAGACCCGCTTCAAGCAGACCCTCGACCGCGGCCTCAAGCTGCTCGACGACGAGCTCGTCGGCCTCGGTGACGGCGCCAAGCTGCCCGGCGAGGCGGCGTTCAAGCTCTACGACACCTACGGCTTCCCGCTCGACCTGACGCAGGACGCCCTGCGCGAGCGCGGCCGCGAGGTCGACACCTCCGGTTTCGACGCGGCCATGGCCGAGCAGAAGGCCAAGGCCCGCGCGGCCTGGTCCGGCTCGGGCGAGGCGGCGGATCTGACCCTCTGGTACGACATCGCCGAAGCGAAGGGCGCCACCGATTTCCTCGGCTACGACACCGAGACCGCCGAGGGCCAGATCCTCGCGCTGGTCAAGGACGGCGCCGTGGTCGACAGGCTGGCGACCGGCGAGAGCGGCTGGGTCATCCTGAACCAGACCCCGTTCTACGGCGAGAGCGGCGGCCAGGTCGGCGACAGGGGCTGGCTGCGCCGGCTCGAGGACGAGGACGACCAGGCCGAGGTCACCGACGCGCAGAAGCTGGCGGGCGGCAAGCTCACCGGCCACATGGTCACGGTGAAATCGGGCAGCTTCGGGCGCGGCGACGCCGTCGCGGTCGAGGTCGACCACAAGCGCCGCGGCAGGATCCGCGCCAACCACTCGGCGACCCACCTGCTGCACGAGGCGCTGCGCCGCGCACTCGGCGATCACGTCGCGCAGCGCGGCTCGCTGAACGCGCCGGAGCGCCTGCGCTTCGACTTCTCGCACACCAAGGCGCTCAGCGCCGAGGAGATCGCGAAGGTCGAGACCGAGGTGAACGCCTTCATCCGCCAGAACTCGGCGGTGAGCACCCGGATCATGACCCCCGACGACGCCCGCGCGCTCGGCGCACAGGCGCTCTTCGGCGAGAAGTACGGCGACGAGGTGCGCGTGGTCTCGATGGGCACGCTCGCGGGCTCGGGCAAGGGCTCGGACGGGCAGACCTACTCGCTCGAGCTCTGCGGCGGCACCCATGTCGCCCAGACCGGTGACATCGGCATGTTCGCCCTGACCTCGGAATCCGCCTCCTCGGCCGGCGTGCGCCGGATCGAGGCGCTGACCGGCGAGGCCGCCATGGCCGCGCTGCGCGCCCGTGACAAGGCGCTCTCGGGCATCGAGGGGCTGCTCAAGGCCTCGGGCGAGGAGGCTGTGACCCGCGTCGCCGCGCTGCTCGATGAGCGCCGCAAGCTCGAGAACGAGGTCGCCCAGCTGCGCCGCGATCTCGCCATGTCCGGCGGTGCCGGCCAGGGCGGCGGTGTCGAGGCGCGCGAGGTGAACGGCATGAAGTTCGTCGGCCAGGTGCTCTCGGGCGTCTCGGGCAAGGACCTGCCGCCGCTGATCGACGAGCACAAGTCGCGGCTCGGCTCGGGCGTGGTGCTGCTGATCGCCGACACCGGCGACAAGGTGGCCGTGGCCGCCGGCGTGACCGAGGACCTCAAGGGCCAGGTCTCGGCGGTCGACGTGGTCAAGGCCGCGGTGGCCGCGCTCGGCGGGCAGGGTGGCGGTGGCCGTCCCGACCTCGCCCAGGGCGGGGCCAAGGACGCCAGCGAGGCCGAGGCGGCCATCGCGGCGGCCGAAGCGGTCCTCGCGGGCTGA